From Myxococcales bacterium, the proteins below share one genomic window:
- a CDS encoding peptidylprolyl isomerase has translation MTGRGLALASLLAAAALGCGTAQVVAAAPEGTAAEAKSSAAAVPSEAPSSSAAEPVGESAPPAPKPSPSGVAPKEVGARHVLVQYVGAERAPASVVRTREQAEALAQKVLARARRGESFTRLATEYSDEPGAAGRGGALGKFGRGKMAPAFEEAAFRLAVGEVSNVVETPFGFHVIVRTE, from the coding sequence ATGACGGGCCGCGGGCTCGCGCTCGCGTCGCTCCTCGCGGCGGCGGCGCTCGGCTGCGGCACGGCGCAGGTCGTCGCGGCGGCCCCCGAAGGCACGGCGGCCGAGGCCAAGTCTTCCGCAGCCGCGGTCCCGTCCGAGGCTCCCTCGAGCTCCGCGGCCGAACCGGTCGGCGAGAGCGCGCCCCCCGCCCCCAAGCCCTCTCCCTCGGGCGTCGCGCCCAAAGAGGTCGGCGCGCGCCACGTGCTCGTCCAGTACGTGGGGGCCGAGCGGGCTCCGGCGTCGGTCGTCCGCACGCGGGAGCAAGCCGAGGCGCTCGCACAAAAGGTCCTCGCGCGGGCGCGGCGTGGCGAGAGCTTCACGCGCCTCGCGACCGAATACTCCGACGAGCCCGGCGCTGCCGGCCGTGGGGGCGCCCTCGGCAAATTCGGCCGCGGAAAAATGGCTCCGGCGTTCGAAGAGGCCGCGTTCCGCCTCGCGGTCGGCGAGGTGTCGAACGTGGTGGAGACGCCCTTCGGCTTCCACGTGATCGTCCGCACCGAGTAG
- a CDS encoding FKBP-type peptidyl-prolyl cis-trans isomerase — translation MVQRTRLFASVLALGLGLGSIGCSKLTAPQDEEPVTVTKEPAGGAEKPAANPHGDNPHGDNPHGEKPKDPEKPKEPEKPKEPEKPLEKKDLTVGKGPEAKAGDFISVHYVGTLTDGKEFDASRKHGKPFDFQLGQGNVIKGWDEGVKGMKPGGKRKLVIPPSMAYGDRGAPPVIPPGATLVFEVELLEIKKKP, via the coding sequence ATGGTCCAAAGAACCCGCCTTTTTGCCTCGGTCCTCGCGCTCGGCCTCGGCCTCGGCTCGATCGGTTGCTCCAAGCTCACGGCCCCCCAAGACGAGGAGCCCGTGACCGTGACGAAGGAGCCGGCAGGCGGCGCGGAAAAGCCGGCCGCGAACCCGCACGGCGACAACCCGCACGGCGACAACCCGCACGGCGAGAAGCCCAAAGACCCCGAGAAGCCCAAGGAGCCCGAGAAGCCCAAGGAGCCCGAGAAGCCCCTCGAGAAGAAGGACCTCACCGTCGGCAAAGGCCCCGAGGCCAAGGCCGGGGACTTCATCTCCGTCCACTACGTGGGCACCCTCACGGACGGGAAAGAGTTCGACGCCTCACGTAAACACGGGAAACCCTTCGACTTTCAGCTCGGCCAAGGCAACGTCATCAAGGGCTGGGACGAGGGCGTGAAGGGCATGAAGCCCGGCGGAAAACGAAAGCTCGTGATCCCGCCGTCGATGGCCTACGGCGACCGCGGCGCTCCGCCCGTGATCCCCCCGGGCGCCACGCTCGTGTTCGAGGTCGAGCTCCTCGAGATCAAGAAGAAGCCATGA
- the ruvX gene encoding Holliday junction resolvase RuvX, translating to MRACALDLGGVRVGIALADELGMYAHPRGVILAKPRPEFLASLRAFVEDEGVTHIVCGLPLDMKGGEGDAARRARLLAQEIADTCGVDVELWDERLTTVEAQRALAASEVFGKKAKARIDEASAVTILQAWLDREGGS from the coding sequence ATCCGCGCGTGCGCCCTCGACTTGGGCGGCGTGCGTGTGGGGATAGCCCTCGCCGACGAGCTCGGCATGTATGCCCACCCGCGCGGAGTCATCCTCGCGAAGCCGCGCCCCGAGTTTCTCGCGAGCCTCCGCGCGTTCGTCGAGGACGAAGGGGTCACGCACATCGTGTGTGGGCTCCCGCTCGACATGAAGGGCGGCGAGGGGGACGCCGCCCGCCGGGCGCGCCTCCTCGCGCAGGAGATCGCCGACACGTGCGGGGTCGACGTCGAGCTTTGGGACGAGAGGCTGACCACCGTCGAGGCTCAGCGCGCGCTCGCGGCGAGCGAGGTCTTCGGAAAGAAAGCGAAGGCGCGGATCGACGAGGCCTCGGCCGTGACCATCCTTCAGGCCTGGCTCGACCGCGAGGGAGGGTCATGA
- a CDS encoding EamA family transporter, which produces MQAWLVAALAGAVFVGAHYTLLRAASGKIGDSLGAFVLEATAALGILVAHALLPKAEGAPTTKPGIAFSVASGLCISAVSILLFYALRKGGPVATTGTIVLGGGVTLSAALAPLLFGESFTLRRAVGVGLGVLAIVVLSFDTKPAQSPPAATSAEGAHGGPKG; this is translated from the coding sequence ATGCAAGCTTGGCTCGTCGCCGCTCTCGCGGGCGCGGTTTTTGTAGGTGCACACTACACGCTCTTGCGCGCCGCTTCGGGGAAAATCGGGGATTCGCTCGGGGCGTTCGTGCTCGAGGCCACGGCGGCGCTCGGGATCCTCGTGGCCCACGCGCTCCTGCCGAAGGCCGAGGGCGCGCCCACGACGAAGCCCGGGATCGCCTTCTCGGTCGCGAGCGGGCTCTGCATCTCGGCCGTCAGCATCTTGCTCTTCTACGCGCTCCGGAAGGGCGGCCCGGTCGCCACGACGGGCACGATCGTGCTCGGCGGCGGCGTGACGCTCTCGGCCGCGCTCGCCCCTCTGCTCTTCGGGGAGTCGTTCACGCTTCGGCGCGCGGTGGGCGTCGGCCTCGGCGTGCTCGCGATCGTCGTGCTGTCGTTCGACACGAAGCCCGCCCAGAGCCCCCCGGCCGCGACGAGCGCAGAAGGCGCCCACGGAGGTCCGAAGGGCTGA
- a CDS encoding DUF2183 domain-containing protein, whose product MRAPLRPGFLATLATSALLSCTAAVSPEEATSEDDATSWKAPAESSCEAQGMRDVANTASVKELDEAAKIDRRAAENLVAGRPYATLKSIDDVPLVGPKTLSALLAYAKETSRVARACGPRQALGVVSDIDKTVAPEAKPDLSKAPYPGVKTLYSLLDTLGGDPPNDVVYVTARKPERVTEIPAYFTRHGVPTGTIETGLGGMPWVAEPEKVRDIEAVLARTGDKKFVFFGDTSQRDPEVYRTIASRHPARVAAILMHKVTAEVPPARVEGQKLHTSYAEAASFLLGLGLLSRDEAKSVMLAAKEEGLALDDARMASLLDAPLR is encoded by the coding sequence ATGCGCGCGCCCCTCCGACCTGGCTTCCTCGCCACCCTCGCGACGTCTGCCCTCCTTTCGTGCACCGCAGCCGTGTCGCCGGAGGAGGCGACGAGCGAGGACGACGCCACGTCGTGGAAGGCACCGGCCGAGTCGAGCTGCGAGGCTCAGGGCATGCGCGACGTGGCCAACACGGCGAGCGTGAAGGAGCTCGACGAGGCCGCGAAGATCGACCGCCGCGCCGCCGAGAACCTGGTCGCGGGGCGGCCCTACGCGACGCTCAAGTCCATCGACGACGTCCCCCTCGTCGGTCCGAAGACGCTCTCGGCGCTCTTGGCCTACGCGAAAGAAACCTCGCGGGTCGCGCGCGCGTGTGGGCCCAGGCAGGCGCTCGGCGTCGTGTCCGACATCGACAAAACGGTCGCGCCAGAGGCGAAACCGGACCTCTCGAAGGCGCCCTATCCTGGCGTAAAGACTCTCTATTCTCTCCTCGACACGCTCGGCGGCGACCCCCCGAACGACGTCGTCTACGTGACGGCGCGCAAGCCCGAGCGGGTGACCGAGATCCCCGCCTACTTCACGCGGCACGGCGTGCCCACCGGCACCATCGAGACGGGCCTCGGGGGCATGCCGTGGGTGGCCGAGCCCGAGAAGGTCCGCGACATCGAGGCCGTGCTCGCGCGCACGGGAGACAAAAAGTTCGTCTTCTTCGGGGACACGTCCCAACGCGATCCCGAGGTCTACCGCACGATCGCGAGCCGCCACCCGGCGCGCGTCGCCGCGATCCTCATGCACAAGGTCACGGCCGAGGTCCCGCCCGCCCGCGTGGAGGGCCAGAAGCTCCACACCTCGTACGCCGAGGCCGCGTCGTTCCTCCTCGGGCTCGGGCTCCTCTCCAGGGACGAGGCGAAGAGCGTCATGCTCGCGGCGAAGGAGGAGGGCCTCGCGCTCGACGACGCGCGCATGGCATCGCTCCTCGACGCTCCCCTCCGCTGA
- the mltG gene encoding endolytic transglycosylase MltG has protein sequence MSTGEGRRKKRHRSGSKSASRAEGGVGRALRVVLVVVGALFALASSGILLVYPSGKGPGAGKAVVVEVTAGEGAWALADRLASAGVVASPRLFALYATTQGGTKGIALGKHLLTDDAGPGEILRRLQRFGMAERAKVTFPEGFTRFDMARRLEEKHVCTQAAFLEETTRPELLAELGLEGSAEGYLFPATYDFVADSDPADIVRRMKNEMDKRLAGLEVAHAASRAQLAAQLGWTTRHFVTLASMVEKEAAVDEERPIVASVFVNRLREPSFKRKVLQCDPTAGYGCLVMRAQIPACASYAGKITHDINFAPENVYSTYTHEGLPPGPIGNPGVKSLAAAFQPASTRYFYFVARGGGRHAFSETLDEHNAAVRESGSKH, from the coding sequence ATGAGCACGGGAGAGGGGCGCCGAAAGAAGCGACATCGCAGCGGGTCGAAGTCCGCCTCGAGAGCCGAGGGGGGCGTCGGGCGGGCGCTCCGGGTCGTGCTGGTCGTCGTCGGGGCGCTCTTCGCCTTGGCCTCGAGCGGCATTCTGCTCGTGTACCCGTCCGGGAAGGGGCCCGGCGCCGGCAAGGCCGTCGTCGTCGAGGTCACCGCGGGCGAAGGCGCGTGGGCGCTCGCCGACAGGCTCGCGTCCGCGGGCGTCGTCGCGAGCCCGAGGCTCTTCGCCCTCTACGCGACGACCCAAGGCGGCACGAAGGGCATCGCCCTCGGCAAACACCTGCTCACGGACGACGCCGGCCCCGGCGAAATCCTGAGGCGTCTCCAGCGGTTCGGCATGGCCGAGCGCGCCAAGGTGACCTTCCCCGAGGGGTTCACGCGCTTCGACATGGCCCGCCGGCTCGAAGAGAAACACGTGTGCACGCAGGCCGCGTTCCTCGAGGAGACCACCCGCCCGGAGCTCCTCGCCGAGCTCGGGCTCGAGGGCTCGGCCGAGGGGTACCTCTTCCCGGCGACGTACGACTTCGTGGCCGACTCCGACCCGGCCGACATCGTCCGTCGCATGAAGAACGAGATGGACAAGCGCCTCGCGGGGCTCGAGGTGGCGCACGCCGCGTCGCGCGCCCAGCTCGCCGCGCAGCTCGGCTGGACCACGCGGCACTTCGTCACCCTCGCGAGCATGGTCGAGAAGGAGGCCGCGGTCGACGAAGAACGCCCGATCGTGGCGAGCGTGTTCGTGAATCGCCTCCGCGAGCCGTCGTTCAAGCGGAAGGTCCTCCAGTGCGACCCGACGGCCGGGTACGGCTGCCTCGTGATGCGGGCCCAGATCCCGGCGTGCGCGAGCTACGCGGGGAAGATCACCCACGACATCAACTTCGCCCCCGAGAATGTGTACAGTACATACACGCACGAGGGCCTGCCGCCAGGGCCCATCGGGAACCCCGGCGTGAAGAGCCTCGCCGCCGCGTTCCAGCCGGCGAGCACCCGCTACTTCTATTTCGTCGCGCGAGGGGGAGGGCGGCACGCCTTCTCGGAGACGCTCGACGAGCACAACGCCGCCGTGCGCGAGTCCGGCTCGAAGCACTGA
- a CDS encoding histidine--tRNA ligase — MASSFRAVKGMNDVLPGEIARWHRLEALFRRAMALTGYREVRTPFVEDKGLFVRTIGEVTDVVEKEMYAFSRHHDELALRPEGTAGAVRAYVEHKVQNREPVSRWYYLGPMFRAERPQAGRYRQFWQYGAECFGDAGPGTDAEMIAELAAFLREAGVTSPRVLVNSIGGKGTRVAYAEAIRAYLDPKRATLSEESQKRLEKNPLRILDSKAPEDHTALEGAPRLEDVLDDADKAHFSNLLEHLTALDVPFEVDPKLVRGLDYYTRTLFEIKGAKEKLGAGDTLIGGGRYDGMVEELGGPSVPAIGFAGGLERLLIATDDSPVEPHVTCFVAPLGTGTTSAALSLARELRAAGIATEVDTRGATLKAMLRRASGLAAPYALLLGESELADGVVEVKDLAAHTQEKVPRGALVAHLSARLAGATS, encoded by the coding sequence ATGGCTTCTTCCTTCCGCGCCGTCAAAGGCATGAACGACGTGCTCCCGGGCGAGATCGCTCGGTGGCACCGCCTCGAAGCGCTCTTCCGGCGCGCCATGGCCCTCACCGGCTACCGCGAGGTGCGCACCCCCTTCGTCGAGGACAAGGGCCTCTTCGTGCGCACGATCGGCGAAGTGACCGACGTGGTCGAGAAGGAGATGTACGCCTTCTCTCGCCACCACGACGAGCTCGCCCTCCGCCCCGAGGGCACCGCAGGCGCCGTGCGAGCGTACGTCGAGCACAAGGTGCAAAACCGCGAGCCCGTCTCGCGCTGGTACTACCTCGGCCCCATGTTCCGCGCCGAGAGGCCCCAAGCCGGCCGGTACCGCCAGTTCTGGCAATACGGCGCCGAGTGCTTCGGAGACGCCGGCCCGGGGACCGACGCGGAGATGATCGCCGAGCTCGCTGCGTTCCTGCGCGAAGCCGGGGTCACCTCGCCGCGCGTGCTCGTCAACTCGATCGGAGGCAAAGGCACGCGCGTCGCCTACGCCGAGGCCATCCGGGCCTACCTCGACCCGAAGCGGGCGACGCTCTCCGAAGAGTCGCAGAAGCGCCTCGAGAAGAACCCGCTCCGCATCCTCGACTCGAAGGCCCCCGAGGACCACACCGCCCTCGAAGGCGCCCCCCGCCTGGAGGACGTGCTCGACGACGCTGACAAGGCCCATTTCTCCAATCTTCTCGAGCACTTGACCGCGCTCGACGTCCCCTTCGAGGTCGACCCGAAGCTCGTCCGAGGGCTCGACTACTACACGCGCACCCTCTTCGAGATCAAAGGCGCAAAAGAGAAGCTCGGCGCGGGTGACACGCTCATCGGCGGAGGCCGCTACGACGGCATGGTCGAGGAGCTCGGGGGCCCGAGCGTGCCTGCCATCGGCTTCGCCGGCGGGCTCGAGCGCCTGCTCATCGCCACGGACGATTCCCCCGTCGAGCCTCATGTCACGTGCTTCGTCGCTCCACTCGGCACGGGCACGACGTCCGCCGCCCTGTCGCTCGCGCGCGAGCTCCGCGCCGCCGGCATCGCGACCGAGGTCGACACACGCGGAGCGACGCTGAAGGCCATGCTCCGCCGCGCGAGCGGCCTCGCCGCGCCCTACGCCCTCTTGCTCGGCGAGTCCGAGCTCGCCGACGGCGTCGTCGAGGTGAAGGACCTCGCCGCGCACACCCAAGAGAAGGTCCCTCGGGGCGCGCTCGTCGCCCACCTCTCCGCGCGGCTCGCGGGGGCGACGTCGTGA
- a CDS encoding hybrid sensor histidine kinase/response regulator produces the protein MARVLHIEDDPRNRLLVRKLLLAEGHEVVDAADGVEGVRLALAERPDLVLVDINLPGLDGYEVTLRLRTEAALARVPIIAITAEGDRETSLAVGCDGFLQKPIDARKFAAEVGRYLKGFRPSLVSFSDATGERLRMQSGRIVAHLEQKVAELSAANERLRDMDRLRVEFYRNVSHELATPLTPIVGYLRMLLDEELGDVNKSQMKALRAMDDSVRRLRGVLDNLVDVTALETGKMRFFHRDYDFVDTVRRTLAHFADKVDEKKLTLLEELPKGGLEGYSDSDRLSRAIGQIVDNAVKFAPDGGIVGVSVSSTPDTFEVVVADTGEGVPEDRAERIFEPFYQVDGSVTRAFGGVGVGLAIARKVARGLGGDVVLVPEGATIEGMFLGGGCFRLSVAKRAPQLVAEGA, from the coding sequence ATGGCCCGCGTTCTCCACATCGAAGACGACCCTCGCAATCGCTTGCTCGTCCGGAAGCTGCTCTTGGCCGAGGGGCACGAGGTCGTCGACGCGGCCGACGGCGTCGAGGGGGTCCGGCTCGCGCTCGCCGAGCGCCCCGATCTCGTCCTCGTCGACATCAACCTCCCGGGTCTCGACGGGTACGAGGTCACCCTCCGGTTGCGAACCGAGGCGGCGCTCGCGCGTGTGCCCATCATCGCGATCACGGCCGAGGGCGACCGCGAGACGAGCCTGGCCGTCGGGTGCGACGGTTTTCTCCAGAAGCCGATCGACGCGCGGAAGTTCGCCGCGGAGGTCGGGCGGTACCTGAAGGGGTTTCGGCCGAGCCTCGTCTCGTTCTCGGACGCCACGGGTGAGCGGCTTCGTATGCAGAGCGGGCGCATCGTGGCGCACCTCGAGCAGAAGGTGGCCGAGCTCTCGGCGGCGAACGAGCGGCTTCGGGACATGGACCGGCTGCGCGTCGAGTTCTACCGGAACGTGTCGCACGAGCTCGCGACGCCGCTCACCCCCATCGTCGGCTACCTGCGCATGCTGCTCGACGAAGAGCTCGGCGACGTGAACAAGTCGCAGATGAAAGCGCTCCGCGCCATGGACGACTCGGTGCGCAGGCTCCGTGGCGTGCTCGACAACCTCGTCGACGTCACCGCGCTCGAGACCGGGAAGATGCGCTTTTTCCACCGCGACTACGACTTCGTGGACACGGTGCGCCGCACGCTCGCCCACTTCGCCGACAAGGTCGACGAGAAGAAGCTCACGCTCCTCGAGGAGCTCCCGAAGGGCGGCCTCGAGGGGTACTCGGACTCGGATCGGCTGAGCCGAGCGATCGGGCAAATCGTCGATAACGCAGTGAAATTTGCGCCCGACGGCGGGATCGTCGGGGTCTCGGTGAGCTCGACCCCCGACACGTTCGAGGTCGTGGTGGCCGACACCGGAGAGGGCGTCCCCGAGGACCGCGCCGAGCGTATCTTCGAGCCGTTCTACCAGGTCGACGGCTCGGTCACGCGGGCGTTCGGCGGCGTGGGCGTCGGGCTCGCGATCGCGCGCAAGGTGGCGCGGGGCCTCGGCGGCGACGTGGTGCTCGTCCCGGAGGGCGCCACGATCGAGGGCATGTTCCTCGGTGGCGGCTGCTTTCGGCTCTCCGTGGCGAAGCGCGCGCCGCAGCTCGTGGCCGAGGGCGCATGA
- a CDS encoding cysteine desulfurase, with protein MSARVYLDWNATTPPRPEVIVAMGEVMRTAWANPASVHGDGRAARRHLEAARSAVASLFGYDGRDVVLTSGGTEANNLALRSAFSRGKGGVLVTSRAEHPSIVRVAEALASEGLCDVVWLGLEAGGVVRLGELERALGAGNVRLVALQAVNQETGALQPVAEAIALAHLAGAKVHVDAVQAVGRVSLDFVFGADTIAIAAHKARGPKGIGALATKPGVKLHPYVFGGSQERGLRPGTVDPVAAAGLAAALAFAATGPSRYAALAALRDGFEARLATFAERPPALSPPARAPHVTSLLFSGWEGPELVAALDLEGVSVSSGSACSAGTAEPSPVVAALLGARAREAVRVSMGEDTTEADVERALHAFEKVLERGP; from the coding sequence ATGAGCGCCCGTGTGTACCTCGACTGGAACGCGACGACCCCGCCGAGGCCCGAGGTGATCGTCGCGATGGGCGAGGTCATGCGGACGGCGTGGGCGAACCCCGCGAGCGTTCATGGCGATGGGCGAGCCGCGCGGCGGCACCTCGAGGCGGCACGGAGCGCCGTGGCTTCGCTCTTCGGGTACGACGGGCGCGACGTCGTGCTCACGTCGGGGGGCACCGAGGCGAACAACCTCGCGCTGCGCTCGGCGTTCTCGCGCGGCAAAGGCGGCGTCCTCGTGACGTCGCGCGCCGAGCACCCGTCGATCGTGCGGGTCGCCGAGGCGCTCGCGTCCGAGGGCCTCTGCGACGTCGTGTGGCTCGGCCTCGAGGCCGGAGGGGTGGTGCGGCTCGGGGAGCTCGAACGTGCGCTCGGGGCGGGCAACGTCCGCCTCGTCGCGCTCCAGGCCGTGAACCAGGAGACGGGCGCCCTCCAACCCGTCGCCGAAGCGATCGCGCTCGCGCACCTCGCGGGCGCCAAAGTCCACGTCGACGCCGTGCAGGCCGTAGGGCGCGTGAGCCTCGATTTCGTGTTCGGCGCGGACACGATCGCCATCGCGGCGCACAAGGCGCGGGGCCCGAAGGGGATCGGGGCGCTCGCGACGAAGCCCGGGGTAAAGCTCCACCCGTACGTGTTCGGGGGCTCGCAGGAGCGTGGCCTCCGGCCCGGCACCGTCGATCCCGTGGCGGCTGCGGGGCTCGCCGCGGCGCTCGCCTTCGCTGCCACGGGGCCCTCGCGGTATGCGGCCCTCGCGGCGCTCCGTGACGGCTTCGAGGCGCGCCTCGCCACGTTCGCCGAGAGGCCTCCCGCGCTCTCTCCCCCGGCGCGCGCGCCGCACGTGACGAGCCTTCTTTTCTCGGGGTGGGAGGGGCCGGAGCTCGTCGCCGCGCTCGATCTCGAGGGCGTCTCGGTGTCGAGCGGGAGCGCGTGCAGCGCCGGTACGGCCGAGCCGTCTCCCGTGGTCGCCGCGCTCCTCGGTGCGCGTGCGCGCGAAGCGGTCCGCGTGTCGATGGGCGAGGACACGACCGAGGCCGACGTCGAGCGCGCCCTCCACGCCTTCGAGAAGGTGCTCGAGCGCGGGCCATGA
- the lnt gene encoding apolipoprotein N-acyltransferase, whose amino-acid sequence MTATSERPLRPLPAGLAALGACISGLFYFLAFPGIDLWPFALVAFVPFYIALEGQAPKRAAWLGLLQGATMNATGFYWLMGMLKTFSGFPAPICAFFVLIVATFQGGRSALHGYLYARIRQRFAVEGRDPGALRPLVFLGTFAAAELVFPALFTWYFAGVTHDTPVLAQTADLAGPILVGVVLLCTNVAAGELLLAKLERRTLDRRIPGVALGVFALALVYGLARIAQIDAKAAAAEPLKVGLVQGNLGLMQKREDPGEGLRRHKRLTQELRQKGAELVVWSESSVTFAVPEAMYGPFMKDRVSGSAGVPLIFGAVVYRVDPDRERWFNTALSSNQKGDVTARYDKHYLLAFGEYLPFGEELPILHKWSPNSGRFSKGKEFSPLLFTRDGKDHKLGTLICYEDILPRFTNDLVNEAKPDLLVNITNDAWFGDTLEPWQHLALAKMRAVEHHRYLVRATNSGVSAVIDPVGRTLGHTKTFQPETLEATVHFLSDGTLYEVVGDAPWLLVTVAMLYLAFLAKPKKPTPVEAPKVA is encoded by the coding sequence ATGACCGCCACCTCGGAACGCCCTCTAAGGCCCCTGCCCGCAGGCCTCGCCGCGCTCGGGGCATGCATCTCGGGTCTCTTCTACTTCCTCGCGTTCCCGGGCATCGACCTGTGGCCGTTCGCGCTCGTCGCGTTCGTGCCTTTCTACATCGCGCTCGAAGGTCAGGCGCCGAAGCGCGCCGCGTGGCTCGGCCTCCTCCAAGGGGCCACCATGAACGCCACCGGGTTCTACTGGCTCATGGGCATGCTGAAGACCTTCAGCGGGTTCCCGGCGCCCATTTGCGCGTTCTTCGTCTTGATCGTCGCCACGTTCCAAGGCGGGCGTTCGGCGCTGCACGGCTACCTCTACGCGCGCATCCGCCAGCGCTTCGCCGTCGAAGGCCGCGACCCCGGCGCGCTCCGTCCGCTCGTGTTCCTGGGCACGTTCGCCGCGGCCGAGCTCGTCTTCCCTGCCCTCTTCACCTGGTACTTCGCCGGAGTCACGCACGACACGCCGGTGCTCGCCCAGACCGCCGATCTCGCCGGCCCGATCCTCGTCGGGGTCGTGCTCCTCTGCACCAACGTCGCCGCGGGCGAGCTGCTCTTGGCCAAGCTCGAGCGACGCACGCTCGACCGCAGGATCCCCGGCGTGGCGCTCGGCGTGTTCGCCCTCGCCCTCGTGTACGGCCTCGCACGCATCGCGCAGATCGACGCGAAGGCCGCGGCCGCCGAGCCGCTCAAGGTCGGCCTCGTGCAAGGCAACCTCGGGCTCATGCAGAAGCGCGAGGATCCGGGCGAGGGCCTCCGTCGCCACAAGCGGCTCACCCAGGAGCTCCGCCAGAAGGGCGCCGAGCTCGTCGTGTGGAGCGAGTCGTCGGTGACCTTCGCCGTGCCCGAGGCGATGTACGGGCCGTTCATGAAGGACCGCGTGTCGGGCTCGGCCGGCGTGCCGCTCATCTTCGGCGCCGTCGTCTACCGCGTCGACCCGGACCGCGAGCGCTGGTTCAACACCGCCCTCTCGTCGAACCAAAAGGGCGACGTCACGGCCCGCTACGACAAACACTACCTCCTCGCGTTCGGCGAGTACCTGCCCTTCGGCGAAGAGCTCCCGATCCTCCACAAGTGGTCGCCCAACAGCGGTAGGTTCTCGAAAGGAAAGGAGTTTTCGCCTCTCCTTTTCACGCGCGACGGCAAGGATCACAAGCTCGGCACGCTCATCTGTTACGAGGACATCCTCCCGCGTTTCACGAACGATCTCGTGAACGAGGCGAAGCCCGACCTCCTCGTGAACATCACGAACGACGCCTGGTTCGGCGACACGCTCGAGCCGTGGCAGCACCTCGCGCTCGCCAAGATGCGGGCCGTGGAGCACCACCGCTACCTCGTCCGCGCGACGAACAGCGGCGTGTCGGCCGTCATCGATCCCGTGGGGCGCACGCTCGGCCACACGAAGACCTTCCAGCCCGAGACCCTCGAGGCCACCGTGCACTTCTTGAGCGACGGCACCCTCTACGAGGTCGTCGGCGACGCGCCGTGGCTGCTCGTCACGGTCGCGATGCTCTACCTCGCCTTCCTCGCCAAGCCGAAGAAGCCCACCCCCGTCGAGGCCCCAAAGGTCGCGTAA